A window of Primulina tabacum isolate GXHZ01 chromosome 4, ASM2559414v2, whole genome shotgun sequence contains these coding sequences:
- the LOC142541531 gene encoding NDR1/HIN1-like protein 1: MTDFETSHRTTNRKKLPRRLIATALSLILLILLLVLITYVIIRPKKPRFILQDATIYAFNLTTATNSLTTTLQATISSHNPNSRISILYEQIHVYASYRRQQITLPALLPANTYQGHRDTIVWSPFLYGSSVPLATYLSGYLNKDQTAGTVLINIRVSGRIRWKVGAFVSWRYHLSVNCPAYINFGEKNNGIAVGPAVIKYQLIMSCGVHV, encoded by the coding sequence ATGACGGACTTCGAGACCAGCCACCGCACCACCAACCGGAAAAAGCTCCCCCGCCGCCTCATCGCCACCGCTCTCTCCCTCATCCTGCTCATCCTCCTCCTCGTCCTCATAACATACGTCATCATCCGCCCCAAAAAACCCCGTTTCATCCTCCAAGACGCCACCATATACGCCTTCAACCTCACCACCGCCACCAACTCCCTCACCACCACCCTCCAGGCCACCATCTCCTCCCACAACCCCAACAGCAGAATCTCCATTCTCTACGAACAAATCCACGTCTACGCCTCCTACCGCCGCCAGCAAATCACACTCCCCGCACTCCTCCCTGCCAACACCTACCAGGGACACAGAGATACCATCGTCTGGTCGCCATTTCTCTACGGGAGCTCAGTCCCACTGGCAACATATCTTTCTGGGTATCTAAACAAGGATCAAACTGCAGGAACAGTGCTGATTAACATCAGAGTTAGCGGCAGAATCAGATGGAAAGTTGGGGCGTTCGTTTCTTGGAGGTATCATTTGAGTGTGAATTGTCCAGCTTACATAAATTTCGGTGAAAAGAACAATGGGATTGCTGTTGGGCCTGCTGTAATTAagtatcagttgataatgagcTGTGGTGTTCATGTTTGA